From one Ignavibacteria bacterium genomic stretch:
- the tsaE gene encoding tRNA (adenosine(37)-N6)-threonylcarbamoyltransferase complex ATPase subunit type 1 TsaE, with translation MREKVVVTHSESETILAGEQFAAGLVKGDVVACTGELGAGKTEFIKGVCQYFQVEDLVTSPTFSVINQYKGKCPDGRDLIIFHVDLYRIENPDELAKIGFDDMIFAHDAMKLIEWPEHAATMMPAKYWDIVISTVPDKETQRRISINRKGE, from the coding sequence ATGAGGGAAAAGGTTGTGGTTACTCATTCAGAATCCGAGACGATACTGGCAGGCGAACAATTTGCAGCCGGTCTGGTTAAGGGTGACGTGGTAGCCTGTACCGGCGAACTCGGAGCCGGTAAAACGGAGTTTATCAAGGGTGTCTGTCAGTATTTTCAGGTCGAAGACCTGGTTACAAGCCCAACGTTCAGCGTTATTAATCAGTACAAAGGAAAATGCCCGGACGGTCGAGATTTAATTATCTTCCATGTGGATCTGTACAGAATCGAAAACCCGGACGAACTTGCCAAGATTGGATTCGACGACATGATTTTTGCCCATGATGCCATGAAACTGATTGAATGGCCTGAACATGCCGCAACTATGATGCCGGCAAAGTACTGGGATATTGTTATCAGCACGGTTCCCGATAAAGAAACACAGCGACGCATATCAATTAACCGTAAGGGAGAGTAA
- a CDS encoding pyridoxal phosphate-dependent aminotransferase, whose product MNIAQRMSRLGTETAFVVLQKARALEAQGKNIIHLEIGEPDFDTPQNIIDVAKTALDNGFTHYGPSAGLPEARAAIANYMNKTRGYSVYEPDNVVVTPGGKPIMFFGMMAVINEGDEVIYPNPGFPIYESVINFLGAKPVPLPLREENEFRMNVADLEARITPKTKMVIINTPQNPTGGILTREDLEQIAELAIKHNLMVLSDEIYSQVTYGDFKHHSITNIEGMPERTMVLDGFSKTFAMTGWRLGYGLFPKDVAAQVAKLQTNCTSCTATFTQLAGIEALSDRTLDRVGYFVDQFRQRRDLIVERLNQIPGVRCHKPHGAFYVFPNITGTGMTSAEIESYLLNDAGVACLSGAAFGAYGEGFVRFSYANSLDNINEAMNRVHAAIERKLG is encoded by the coding sequence ATGAATATTGCCCAACGCATGTCGCGTCTTGGTACTGAGACTGCTTTTGTAGTACTTCAAAAAGCCCGTGCCTTAGAAGCACAAGGTAAAAACATTATTCACCTCGAGATCGGTGAACCCGATTTTGATACTCCACAAAACATCATCGATGTAGCAAAAACTGCACTCGATAACGGCTTTACCCATTATGGGCCAAGCGCCGGCCTCCCGGAAGCCCGGGCTGCTATTGCGAACTACATGAATAAAACAAGAGGCTACTCGGTGTACGAACCGGATAACGTGGTTGTTACGCCCGGAGGGAAGCCCATCATGTTCTTTGGAATGATGGCCGTAATTAACGAAGGTGACGAAGTTATCTACCCGAATCCAGGCTTCCCGATCTACGAATCAGTCATCAATTTCCTGGGTGCCAAGCCGGTACCGCTGCCTTTACGCGAAGAAAATGAATTTCGGATGAATGTGGCTGATCTTGAAGCACGCATTACCCCGAAAACAAAAATGGTTATTATTAACACGCCTCAAAATCCTACGGGCGGTATCCTTACCCGCGAAGATCTTGAACAAATTGCAGAACTGGCCATTAAACATAACCTGATGGTGCTTAGTGATGAGATCTATTCGCAGGTAACCTACGGCGACTTCAAGCACCATTCAATTACGAATATCGAGGGAATGCCGGAACGCACGATGGTTCTGGATGGTTTCTCAAAAACGTTTGCTATGACTGGATGGCGCTTGGGATACGGCCTCTTCCCCAAGGATGTTGCGGCACAGGTTGCTAAACTGCAAACAAATTGTACGTCGTGTACGGCAACGTTTACGCAGCTTGCCGGTATCGAGGCACTGAGCGACAGGACCTTAGACAGAGTGGGATACTTTGTAGATCAGTTCCGGCAGCGCCGTGACCTGATTGTAGAACGCCTTAACCAAATCCCTGGTGTTCGGTGCCATAAGCCGCATGGGGCTTTCTATGTGTTTCCGAATATCACAGGAACTGGCATGACGAGCGCCGAAATCGAATCGTACCTGCTCAATGATGCAGGTGTGGCCTGCCTCTCGGGTGCTGCTTTTGGTGCCTACGGTGAGGGCTTTGTACGGTTCTCGTATGCAAACAGCCTGGATAACATCAACGAAGCCATGAACCGGGTTCATGCAGCAATCGAACGTAAACTGGGTTAA